Part of the Rhizobium sp. WYJ-E13 genome is shown below.
CAGCGAATTGCCGTCTTCGTCTCTGATGTCGAGTTCCGTCGAGGGTATGGGAAGGCCGATCGAGCCCGTGAACTCGGGCGAATCGAAGCGGTTGGCGGTGGCAACCGGCGAGGTTTCCGAAAGTCCGTAGCCCTCGGTGACATGCGAGCCCGTCACCTTCAGCCAGCGCTCGGCCACCGGCCGCTGCACGGCCATGCCGCCGCCGAGCGACATGACGAGCGAGGAGAAGTCGAGCTTGGCGAAGTCGGCATTGTTGAGCAGCGCGTTGAACAGCGTATTGAGGCCAGGGAAAATATGAATGTTCGACTTCTGGAATTCCTTCACCAGCCCCGGAATGTCGCGCGGATTGGCGATCAGCACATTATGGGCGCCAAGCGACATGCCCATCAGCGAATTCACGGTCAGCGCGAAGATATGGTAGAGCGGCAGGGCGCAAAGGAAATTCAGGACGTCAGGCTGCTTCTTCTTGTCGAAGGCGGATTTCAGCCACAACTGCAGCTGCATCTTGTTGGCAAGCAGGTTCTGGTGCGTCAGCACCGCACCCTTGGCAATGCCGGTCGTCCCACCCGTATATTGCAGGAAGGCGATGTCGCTGCCGGTGAGGCTGACAGGCGCAAGCGTCTTCTTCGCGCCTTCCGCAAGCACCTGCCCGAAGCTCTTGTGCTGCGGAATTGACCAGGATGGCACCAGTTTCTTCACCCGGCGAACGACGAAATTGATGATATACCCCTTGGGGCCGAGCATTTCGCCGAGAGAGGTGACGATGACATGGCGCAGGTCGGTCTTGTTGATCACCTGCTCGACGGTGCGTGCGAAGTTTTCGAGAACGAAGATCGCCTTGGCGCCGGAATCGTTGAGTTGGTGCTCCAGCTCGCGCGGCGTGTAGAGCGGGTTGACGTTGACCACGACCAGGCCGGCGCGCAGGATGCCATAGACGGCGACGGG
Proteins encoded:
- a CDS encoding long-chain fatty acid--CoA ligase, which gives rise to MNSISVHPSGAKPEKPWLATYPDVVPAQIPPLEFASLPDLLEKSCARFADRKAFSSMGKVMTYRELEAQTRKVAAWLQSTGLQKGDRVAVMMPNVLQNPVAVYGILRAGLVVVNVNPLYTPRELEHQLNDSGAKAIFVLENFARTVEQVINKTDLRHVIVTSLGEMLGPKGYIINFVVRRVKKLVPSWSIPQHKSFGQVLAEGAKKTLAPVSLTGSDIAFLQYTGGTTGIAKGAVLTHQNLLANKMQLQLWLKSAFDKKKQPDVLNFLCALPLYHIFALTVNSLMGMSLGAHNVLIANPRDIPGLVKEFQKSNIHIFPGLNTLFNALLNNADFAKLDFSSLVMSLGGGMAVQRPVAERWLKVTGSHVTEGYGLSETSPVATANRFDSPEFTGSIGLPIPSTELDIRDEDGNSLPLGEIGEICIRGPQVMAGYWNKPEETAKVMTPDGYFRSGDMGFMDERGYTKIVDRKKDMILVSGFNVYPNEIEEVAAMHPGILEAAAIGVPDGHSGEAVKLFIVRKDPGLTEADVKAHCAANLTNYKRPRFIEFRTELPKTPVGKILRKDLRG